The Pelagibacterium halotolerans B2 genome has a segment encoding these proteins:
- a CDS encoding ABC transporter substrate-binding protein, producing MLVHKVGFGLVLSAVMLGNVTGVAVAQEISIGAVVPLSGASATTGEDQRRGITLAVEEINAQGGVLGQPFSVIIEDSGGRPQSAIDAATKLVTVDEVPIVIGEYSSGNTLPMGDYLVQQGVPHINPASTSGQVRDIGETSYSVVGLDNVSTAFAAQDVLDQGWERVAVIAVNNAFGQGVAEEFGKHFTELGGEVTTSILYNQGQSTYRRELQQLAAGEPDAIVYTAYGTEAALINQEAFELGMQDQFPFYSILITMMNSDTEPQFKVGQMGMDVGYVGENGESYREAYTTAFGEDFLSAYGGYAHDAVLFAAAAIERAGSTDREAILEAIEALGEEGFEGITGMINFDEDGQRTAQPYLKFIVNDDALDIRE from the coding sequence ATGTTGGTACATAAAGTTGGATTTGGACTGGTCTTGTCCGCCGTTATGCTGGGCAATGTCACAGGCGTTGCTGTTGCACAGGAGATTTCCATCGGTGCGGTTGTGCCGCTCTCGGGCGCGAGTGCAACGACCGGTGAAGACCAGCGTCGAGGCATCACCCTCGCCGTCGAAGAGATCAACGCTCAGGGCGGCGTTCTTGGTCAGCCCTTTTCCGTCATCATTGAAGACTCCGGCGGGCGTCCTCAATCGGCAATCGACGCGGCGACCAAGCTCGTGACCGTCGATGAGGTTCCGATCGTGATTGGCGAGTATTCCTCGGGCAATACCCTGCCTATGGGTGACTATCTCGTTCAGCAGGGCGTTCCTCACATCAATCCCGCCTCGACGTCCGGTCAGGTGCGCGACATCGGTGAAACGTCCTACTCGGTTGTCGGTCTGGACAATGTGTCGACGGCTTTCGCCGCCCAGGACGTGCTGGACCAGGGATGGGAACGCGTCGCGGTGATCGCGGTGAATAATGCCTTCGGTCAGGGCGTCGCCGAAGAATTCGGCAAGCACTTCACCGAATTGGGTGGCGAAGTCACCACCTCCATCCTCTACAATCAGGGCCAGTCGACATACCGCCGTGAACTCCAGCAGCTCGCTGCAGGGGAGCCCGATGCCATCGTCTATACAGCATACGGCACAGAAGCTGCCCTGATTAACCAGGAAGCTTTCGAGCTCGGTATGCAGGATCAGTTCCCCTTCTATTCGATCCTCATCACCATGATGAACTCCGATACCGAGCCCCAGTTCAAGGTCGGCCAGATGGGCATGGACGTGGGTTATGTCGGCGAGAATGGCGAAAGCTATCGTGAGGCCTATACGACCGCATTCGGCGAAGACTTCCTGTCCGCCTATGGTGGCTATGCCCACGACGCCGTCCTGTTTGCCGCGGCAGCGATCGAGCGGGCAGGTTCGACGGATCGGGAAGCCATTCTCGAAGCGATCGAAGCGCTGGGCGAAGAAGGGTTCGAAGGGATCACCGGCATGATCAACTTCGATGAAGACGGCCAGCGTACGGCCCAGCCCTATCTCAAGTTCATCGTCAACGACGACGCTCTCGATATCCGCGAGTAG
- a CDS encoding branched-chain amino acid ABC transporter permease: MLQFAADVLVRAVDLALIAVALSAVYSLISFPNVALVQYAVVGAFLAIAMQAAGLPLFVAGAIACAIVAGLAVVFNMVIFERILKIGAANALIASLALGMILSAIFLVAFGSQPQRLDVPVTRAMNILGARITINQVYSIAMTMAAIGIYALVLFKTPLGRQMRATATNANLALATGIDTRKVTNIVVAISGALAALGGISLALKGSVSIEFGTNMMLPVFAAAILGGLGNSIGALVGALVIAVAETLVTNINFGPLFGEAFWFFPANYATTVSFAVLVAVLLFRPRGIFVSGVNRV; encoded by the coding sequence ATGTTGCAGTTCGCCGCGGACGTGCTCGTTAGAGCCGTCGATCTGGCGCTGATTGCCGTAGCGCTAAGCGCCGTCTATTCACTCATCAGCTTTCCCAACGTTGCGCTCGTCCAGTATGCGGTTGTCGGGGCATTTCTCGCCATCGCCATGCAGGCCGCCGGACTGCCACTGTTTGTTGCCGGCGCTATCGCCTGCGCCATCGTTGCCGGGCTGGCTGTGGTGTTCAATATGGTCATTTTCGAACGGATTCTCAAAATAGGCGCGGCCAACGCGCTCATCGCGTCGCTGGCTTTGGGCATGATCCTGTCGGCCATTTTTCTCGTCGCTTTTGGCTCCCAGCCTCAGCGCCTGGACGTGCCGGTTACACGCGCAATGAACATCCTGGGGGCCCGGATCACCATCAATCAGGTCTATTCCATAGCTATGACCATGGCGGCGATCGGCATCTACGCCCTCGTGCTCTTCAAGACACCGCTCGGCAGGCAGATGCGTGCCACCGCCACCAACGCCAATCTGGCATTGGCCACGGGGATCGACACGCGCAAGGTCACCAATATCGTTGTGGCTATTTCCGGAGCGCTTGCCGCCCTGGGCGGGATTTCTCTTGCGCTCAAGGGATCGGTTTCAATCGAATTCGGCACCAACATGATGCTTCCGGTCTTTGCCGCCGCCATCCTCGGAGGGTTGGGCAATTCCATCGGCGCGCTGGTCGGTGCGCTTGTCATCGCGGTCGCCGAAACGCTGGTCACCAATATCAATTTCGGTCCGCTGTTCGGCGAGGCTTTCTGGTTCTTCCCGGCCAACTACGCCACGACAGTCAGCTTTGCGGTTCTCGTTGCGGTTCTGCTGTTCCGCCCTCGGGGCATCTTCGTCAGCGGGGTGAACCGTGTTTGA